In the genome of Halobacterium noricense, one region contains:
- the mnhG gene encoding monovalent cation/H(+) antiporter subunit G: MTPREIAVLALVAGGAFFAFVAAVGLLRLPDVYTRTHGASKSDTLGAGLALAAVAVTFGFDLSSVKAALLVLFMFVTNPTAAHAIARAAEDQGIEPWTTDEGDSE; encoded by the coding sequence GTGACGCCCCGCGAGATTGCGGTGCTCGCGCTCGTCGCGGGCGGCGCGTTCTTCGCGTTCGTCGCGGCCGTCGGACTGCTGCGGCTGCCCGACGTCTACACGCGCACCCACGGCGCCTCGAAGAGCGACACGCTCGGCGCTGGCCTCGCGCTCGCGGCGGTCGCCGTCACGTTCGGCTTCGACCTCTCCAGCGTGAAGGCCGCGCTGCTCGTCCTGTTCATGTTCGTTACGAACCCGACCGCGGCCCACGCTATCGCGCGCGCCGCCGAAGACCAGGGCATCGAACCGTGGACGACCGACGAGGGTGATAGCGAATGA